The window TCCCCTGGTTCGTCGGGGTCGACGGTGAGGTCGGCGTCGCCGCGGTAGGCGCGCTCGTCGATGTAACACTTCGCCTCGAGCTCGAGGGCTTCCTTCGGGCTCTCGGGTTCGCACTCCTTCTGATCGTTGGCGTGTTTGACGTCGATCTGGTCACCCTTGTAAAAGAGGCGAACCGTAGCCTGGCCATCCTCGGCGTCGACCCAGAAGTACTTCGATTCCTTTCCGGGAACGGTGAGGGAACCAGTCTGGTCGGTTCCGTAGACGTCCCAGGTCACCTCGACCGATCGTTTGTTCTCGTTGTCCACGCGGAACCGCGATCGTTCCGATTCGTAACAGATCGCAACGAGTCTGATGTTGTCGCGTTTGTGTTCGCTCGCTGTCGCCGTCCCAGCGGCGAATCCGGTGCCACCTAGCAGTGCACCGGAGGCAGCGATTCGTTTGAGGCTATCTCGTCTCGTGATGGATCGTTCGTCTGTCATCGTATTCTCCTGGGTGTGCTCCCAGAGTGGATACACGTCCGAGACACGGACAGTTTGTAATCGATGAACTACTCGATTTCACGAGCCTCCTTCTCGCTGAATCGTCTCGAGCGTTGAACAACCATCAGCAGTGACCAGTTGTAAGCCGGCCATACCTCGAGTAAATCACTGGCAAACGGTCACTACACGACTTGCTGGGCCTCGAGTAAGCCGCGGTAGACGTGCTGTCTATCGACGACGTGTCGCTCAGACCCTGGTATCGACGGTCTACCGAACGTAGGGCCAGTCACCGCTTCGTGATGACACGCCCTACCCACGTTTTCCAGTGGTTACTACGAGAAACGCACTCATCGCGGCCCACCTTCACTGACCGGCGTTAGAGCCCGGTCGGTGCCTCGAGTAGTGTCGTCTCGAGCCCCCACTCTCGAGCCAGCCCCTCCAGCGCCTCGACGCCGAACGTCTCGGTCGCGTAGTGGCCGGCCAGCACGACGTGCACCCCGGCTTCCTTCGCGTCGTGGTACACCTGCTGTTTGCCTTCGCCCGTCACCAGCGCGTCGGCACCGACCCCGAGGGCTTCATCGAGCCAGTCGACGCCGCTGCCGGTGACGATCGCCACCGTTTCGACCGCCTCAGGCCCGAACTCGAGCACCTGTATCGGCTGGCCACCGGTCGCGAGTTCGGCCTCGAGGGTCGCCTGGAGTTCGGTGGGCGAGTACGGTTTCGGTACCTTCCCACGCTGCCCGATGTACTCCGGGCCGTATTCGCCGAACGGTTCGCGTTCTTCGAGGCCGAGGACGTCCGCGACGCCGGCAGCGTTGCCTAGCTCCTGGTGGCCGTCGAGTGGGAGGTGGGAGACGTAGAGCGCCATATCGTGTTCGAGCAACGCCTCGAGTCGGTCGTAGGTACGCCCGGTCACGCGTTCGATGCCGCCCCACGAGAGACCGTGATGGGAGACGAGCAGATCCGCGCCGGCCTCGCCAGCAGCCTGAATCGTTTCGAGGGCCGCGTCGACGGCGAAGGCGACGTGATCGACCGATTTCGATCTCGAGTCCGATCCGACCTGCAGGCCGTTCGCGCTAA of the Natronosalvus vescus genome contains:
- a CDS encoding Nif3-like dinuclear metal center hexameric protein: MELATIVDRLDEELRTDAYADLDVSANGLQVGSDSRSKSVDHVAFAVDAALETIQAAGEAGADLLVSHHGLSWGGIERVTGRTYDRLEALLEHDMALYVSHLPLDGHQELGNAAGVADVLGLEEREPFGEYGPEYIGQRGKVPKPYSPTELQATLEAELATGGQPIQVLEFGPEAVETVAIVTGSGVDWLDEALGVGADALVTGEGKQQVYHDAKEAGVHVVLAGHYATETFGVEALEGLAREWGLETTLLEAPTGL